A single window of Mercenaria mercenaria strain notata unplaced genomic scaffold, MADL_Memer_1 contig_4313, whole genome shotgun sequence DNA harbors:
- the LOC128553780 gene encoding piggyBac transposable element-derived protein 4-like yields MASFHDNDFSDIDDTEMEYMMGFNETVNDSDISMSSDDDSDDDVPLVDLIQRQNVNRRDEEVGGVQEWSANFRPINVNVFSGNPGPSVIMDVNKTEMDFFNLLFTPQMIQQIVDETNKYATKKQLEKPDDKWRNVTFSEIRAYLGFQIVMGIIAAPNLDMYWSSDPMFSPCGIKERMTRDRYDKISKYFHVADTSCNPARGQPGHDKLSHVRPILEAVRVNLMANYKPHRETTVDEAMIGYTGRLGFKQYVPMKPIKRGIKVWVRADPHNGYVNDIQVYLGKENRDGDKGLGERVVMDLVTPILNRGHHVYCDKYFTTVGLFEELQQQGTYACGTFRSNRGGIPDEIKQQKLKEQGTSITMQKGNMVATAWRDKKTVFILSTNFDPTTPRTTVQRRQKERRKSERCFLPGVRTKLHKVHERC; encoded by the coding sequence atggcGAGCTTTCATGACAATGATTTTTCGGATATAGACGACACAGAAATGGAATATATGATGGGATTTAATGAAACCGTGAATGATTCAGATATTTCTATGTCTAGTGACGATGATTCTGACGACGATGTGCCTTTAGTTGACTTAATTCAGCGACAGAATGTGAACCGACGTGACGaggaagtgggtggggtacaagaATGGAGTGCAAATTTTAGACCGATAAATGTTAACGTTTTCAGTGGAAATCCGGGACCTTCCGTGATTATGgatgtaaataaaactgaaatggatttttttaatttattattcacACCCCAGATGATTCAACAAATCGTGGATGAGACCAACAAATATGCAACAAAAAAGCAGCTGGAGAAACCTGATGATAAATGGAGGAACGTTACATTTAGTGAAATAAGAGCCTATCTTGGATTTCAGATTGTGATGGGGATTATTGCAGCACCAAATTTGGATATGTACTGGAGTAGTGATCCTATGTTTAGTCCATGTGGAATAAAAGAGAGAATGACACGCGATCGGTATGATAAAATCAGTAAGTACTTCCACGTAGCTGACACATCATGCAATCCGGCACGCGGACAACCAGGCCATGACAAACTTTCACATGTTCGACCGATTCTTGAAGCTGTGCGTGTAAATTTGATGGCCAATTATAAACCGCACCGTGAAACGACAGTTGATGAGGCTATGATTGGATATACCGGTCGCTTAGGATTCAAACAATATGTGCCAATGAAGCCGATTAAACGAGGGATCAAAGTGTGGGTAAGGGCGGACCCTCACAATGGATATGTGAATGACATTCAAGTGTATTTAGGTAAGGAGAACCGTGATGGAGACAAGGGTTTAGGGGAACGAGTTGTGATGGATTTAGTAACACCAATTTTGAATCGCGGACATCATGTGTATTGTGACAAATATTTCACTACGGTAGGACTATTCGAGGAATTACAACAGCAAGGCACTTACGCGTGTGGAACATTTAGATCCAACAGAGGAGGAATTCCGGACGAAATAAAACAGCAGAAGCTGAAGGAACAAGGGACATCTATCACGATGCAGAAAGGAAACATGGTTGCGACAGCTTGGAGGGACAAGAAGACCGTATTCATTTTATCTACAAACTTCGATCCAACAACGCCGAGGACAACAGTTCAACGAAGGCAGAAAGAAAGACGGAAGTCAGAAAGATGTTTCTTGCCCGGAGTCCGTACGAAATTACACAAAGTACATGAACGGTGTTGA